From the genome of Edaphobacter dinghuensis, one region includes:
- a CDS encoding sensor histidine kinase, which produces MIARDLIDRLAEHRALASVPRTELEWLVAHGSLRRLNTEEILSAKGRQVESLYIILSGHLALFVDRGAGPIKIMEWRDGGITGILPYSRLAAAPGNVIALAPVEIFAVPREFIGEMIRECSEICTILVHVMLDRARLFTSSELQNEKMMSLGKLSAGLAHELNNPASAIERCAAMLEDRLEEVQSATRDLASATLSDAQIAAVDAVRASCMEKSKRGPLSPLERLDREEAISEWLSSHGLDTANTEKLADTEVTFEALNCLAAAIERPSLNAALRWAAAGCAVKSLTSRIQDSSMCISSLVTAIKGFTHMDQANVAEPVDLGTSLDHTVTVLKSKAREKSVAVTLNLEAELPKARGFAGELNQVWGNLIDNALDAVGNDGRVEVSAFRESRGVVVQIRDDGPGIAEGIRDRIFDPFFSTKPMGQGNGLGLDIVRRLVLHNDGAIEFESQPGLTDFRVKLPIASEA; this is translated from the coding sequence GTGATAGCAAGAGACCTTATCGATCGGCTGGCGGAACACCGAGCCCTGGCCAGCGTACCTCGAACCGAGCTGGAGTGGCTGGTGGCGCACGGTTCGCTCCGAAGGCTGAATACGGAAGAGATCCTGAGCGCAAAGGGCCGCCAAGTGGAGTCCCTTTACATCATCCTTTCAGGGCATCTGGCTCTCTTTGTCGATCGCGGTGCCGGGCCGATCAAGATTATGGAGTGGCGCGACGGAGGCATTACCGGCATCCTGCCGTACTCGCGCCTTGCGGCTGCTCCGGGAAATGTGATTGCACTGGCGCCGGTGGAGATCTTTGCAGTTCCTCGTGAGTTTATTGGAGAGATGATTCGGGAGTGCAGCGAGATCTGTACGATTCTGGTGCATGTCATGCTGGACCGCGCCCGGCTGTTTACCTCAAGCGAGCTGCAAAACGAAAAGATGATGTCGCTCGGTAAGCTTTCGGCGGGTCTGGCGCATGAGCTGAACAATCCTGCCTCGGCGATTGAACGTTGCGCGGCGATGCTCGAGGACCGGCTTGAGGAGGTTCAGAGTGCAACGCGAGACCTGGCATCGGCAACACTGAGCGATGCCCAGATCGCTGCTGTCGATGCTGTGCGTGCGTCGTGCATGGAGAAGTCGAAGCGCGGACCACTGTCTCCGCTGGAGCGGCTGGATCGCGAAGAGGCGATTTCGGAGTGGCTTAGCAGCCATGGACTGGATACTGCCAACACCGAGAAGCTGGCCGATACCGAGGTGACCTTCGAGGCGTTGAATTGCCTTGCTGCGGCAATCGAGCGGCCGTCGTTGAATGCAGCGCTGCGATGGGCCGCCGCCGGTTGTGCGGTAAAAAGCCTCACCTCGCGGATTCAGGACTCTTCCATGTGCATCTCGAGCCTGGTGACAGCGATCAAAGGGTTTACGCACATGGATCAGGCGAATGTAGCCGAGCCGGTAGATTTAGGCACATCGCTCGATCACACAGTAACAGTGCTGAAATCGAAGGCGCGCGAGAAGTCCGTGGCGGTGACTTTGAATCTCGAGGCGGAGCTGCCGAAGGCGCGTGGCTTTGCCGGAGAGCTGAACCAGGTATGGGGAAATCTGATCGACAACGCTCTGGACGCTGTGGGGAACGACGGCCGGGTCGAGGTGAGCGCGTTTCGTGAGAGCCGGGGTGTCGTGGTGCAAATCCGCGATGACGGCCCCGGCATTGCGGAGGGTATTCGTGATCGGATCTTCGATCCGTTCTTTTCAACCAAACCGATGGGGCAAGGAAACGGCCTTGGGCTTGATATCGTGAGACGCCTGGTTCTTCATAACGACGGTGCGATCGAATTCGAATCACAGCCCGGACTGACTGATTTTCGGGTCAAGCTGCCCATTGCAAGTGAAGCTTAA
- a CDS encoding peptidylprolyl isomerase, with product MIRILQQDNRLIKIIFAVIITVACVTMVITLVPGIFDNTDSAGPNGTYATVHGPGILSRFVGESIPVKETDVEELAQRQLQQQHLPDFLMPYMTQRAGQVLVQRAILKREADNMKLQVSDEDLRRELQTGPFAQYLFPNGQYIGDDGYMNFVQSNFQTSRSDFESKVKSDMELTRLQALVTGGVTVSDAAVREAYRVEGTKVKFDYAVISADDLTKTINPSDAELQAFFKTNAARYATAIPETRKIEYIAFDASNLPGGKPQISDAEVQAYYNAHQDEYKVQDQVKVRHILIAVPQGADAKTDAAAKTKADDLLKQIKSGGNFADLAKKNSDDPGSKDQGGELGWLDRGKTVPEFDKTAFSLNPGQTSDVIKTQFGYHILQVEDKKTAHERPLAEVKPEIVPVLEQQKAGAAEQNFASQLANDAKANGMDKAAAAKGLHVVTTDYISKDGVVAGLTDGSALLAQAFSAAKGAAPAAVSTGNGFAVFQVQDIKAAHAPDFADYKSHILDDYREQQLPQLMTTQLAKLDDRAKVLNDLKKAATEMNIPVKSSDFVGKDGQVPDLGAMSGPGAVAFSLAKGAVSGPINAGRVGVVLTVLDKQEPTADDIAKNFDKTRAQLLGERQDEIFRVYMGNLMEKYEKGGAIRYSKQPSTPGAPGSTPAGS from the coding sequence ATGATTCGCATTCTGCAGCAGGACAACCGACTCATCAAGATTATCTTTGCCGTCATTATTACCGTGGCATGCGTCACCATGGTGATTACGCTGGTCCCGGGCATCTTCGACAATACTGACAGCGCCGGGCCGAACGGCACCTATGCGACGGTTCACGGTCCTGGCATCCTGAGCAGATTCGTTGGCGAGAGCATTCCCGTCAAGGAAACCGATGTCGAAGAGCTTGCACAGCGTCAATTGCAGCAACAGCACCTGCCGGATTTCCTCATGCCTTATATGACGCAGCGCGCCGGACAGGTTCTGGTGCAGCGCGCCATTCTGAAGCGCGAGGCCGATAACATGAAGCTGCAGGTCAGCGATGAAGATCTTCGCCGCGAGTTGCAGACCGGACCTTTTGCACAGTACCTCTTCCCGAACGGACAGTACATCGGCGACGACGGCTACATGAACTTCGTACAGAGCAACTTCCAGACCAGCCGCAGCGACTTCGAATCAAAGGTCAAAAGCGACATGGAACTCACTCGCCTGCAGGCCCTGGTCACCGGTGGCGTAACCGTCTCCGATGCGGCGGTCCGCGAGGCTTATCGCGTCGAAGGAACCAAGGTCAAGTTCGACTATGCAGTGATCTCAGCCGACGACCTGACCAAGACCATCAACCCGAGCGACGCAGAGTTGCAGGCCTTCTTCAAGACGAACGCGGCCCGTTATGCCACTGCGATTCCAGAGACGCGCAAGATCGAATACATCGCCTTCGATGCATCGAACCTGCCCGGCGGCAAGCCGCAGATCAGCGATGCCGAGGTGCAGGCTTACTACAACGCGCATCAGGACGAGTACAAGGTTCAGGATCAGGTCAAGGTTCGCCACATCCTGATCGCCGTCCCTCAGGGTGCTGATGCCAAGACCGACGCGGCAGCCAAGACCAAGGCCGATGACCTGCTGAAGCAGATCAAGAGCGGCGGCAACTTCGCCGATCTCGCCAAGAAGAACTCCGACGACCCGGGCAGCAAGGACCAGGGCGGCGAGCTCGGTTGGCTCGATCGCGGCAAGACCGTTCCTGAGTTCGATAAGACGGCGTTCTCGTTGAATCCCGGACAGACCTCGGACGTGATCAAGACGCAGTTCGGTTATCACATCCTTCAGGTTGAGGATAAGAAGACCGCCCACGAGCGTCCGCTCGCAGAGGTCAAGCCTGAGATCGTTCCCGTGCTCGAGCAGCAGAAAGCTGGCGCTGCCGAACAGAACTTCGCCTCGCAACTGGCAAACGATGCCAAGGCGAATGGCATGGACAAGGCTGCGGCTGCAAAGGGTCTGCATGTCGTCACGACCGACTACATCTCGAAGGACGGTGTTGTTGCCGGTCTCACTGACGGCTCCGCTTTGCTGGCACAGGCGTTTTCGGCTGCTAAGGGAGCAGCTCCGGCGGCAGTTTCCACCGGTAACGGCTTCGCCGTCTTCCAAGTGCAGGACATCAAGGCTGCTCACGCTCCTGACTTTGCGGACTACAAGTCGCACATCCTCGACGACTACCGCGAGCAGCAGTTGCCTCAGCTCATGACCACGCAACTCGCCAAGCTCGACGATCGCGCAAAGGTCTTGAACGATCTGAAGAAGGCCGCTACCGAGATGAATATCCCGGTCAAGTCCAGCGACTTTGTCGGCAAGGACGGTCAGGTTCCCGATCTGGGCGCGATGAGCGGCCCGGGCGCAGTGGCCTTCTCGCTCGCCAAGGGAGCGGTTTCAGGCCCCATCAATGCCGGCCGCGTTGGCGTGGTGCTCACAGTGCTCGACAAGCAGGAGCCGACCGCAGACGATATTGCCAAGAACTTTGACAAGACTCGTGCGCAGTTGCTGGGAGAGCGTCAGGATGAGATCTTCCGCGTCTACATGGGCAACCTGATGGAGAAGTACGAGAAGGGCGGAGCAATCCGCTACTCGAAGCAGCCTTCCACACCGGGCGCACCCGGTTCCACTCCGGCAGGCAGCTAA
- a CDS encoding Hpt domain-containing protein — MTPKDAPEINALLMSLWERGLPQVRERLEVLDRAATAAASGKLTEDLQAEALEITHKFAGSLGMFGYTEGTEVAQQLEQVLENPTLERSSKVAGLVVQLRRALQLE; from the coding sequence ATGACTCCAAAAGATGCCCCTGAGATCAATGCGCTGTTGATGAGCCTGTGGGAACGCGGTTTGCCCCAGGTGCGGGAGCGCCTTGAAGTCCTCGATCGCGCAGCAACAGCAGCGGCGTCGGGAAAGCTTACTGAAGATTTGCAAGCCGAAGCACTTGAGATTACCCATAAGTTTGCGGGCTCTTTAGGGATGTTTGGCTATACAGAAGGCACAGAGGTCGCTCAGCAGCTCGAACAGGTTCTTGAAAATCCTACTTTGGAGCGATCAAGTAAGGTGGCGGGGTTAGTTGTTCAATTACGACGGGCTCTCCAGCTTGAATAG
- a CDS encoding response regulator, producing the protein MRSVLIIDDEEDIREVAALALEATAGWTVFTAGSGIEGIAVATKEQPDAVLMDVMMPGVDGPTTFRNMQQNPQVAHIPVILLTAKVQGVDQRRFASLGVAAVLFKPFDPLTLARQISDALGWKEDLPI; encoded by the coding sequence ATGAGAAGTGTTTTAATCATTGACGATGAAGAGGATATCCGCGAAGTTGCCGCCCTTGCGCTTGAGGCCACCGCAGGCTGGACCGTCTTCACCGCTGGCTCCGGCATCGAGGGCATTGCCGTCGCAACCAAAGAACAGCCCGACGCCGTCCTGATGGATGTGATGATGCCGGGAGTGGATGGACCCACCACCTTCCGCAATATGCAGCAGAATCCGCAGGTCGCACACATTCCTGTGATTCTTCTAACTGCCAAGGTTCAGGGAGTCGATCAACGCCGCTTTGCCAGTCTTGGTGTGGCCGCAGTTCTCTTCAAGCCCTTTGATCCGCTCACGCTGGCCCGCCAGATCTCCGACGCACTGGGGTGGAAAGAAGATCTGCCCATCTAG
- a CDS encoding ATP-binding response regulator: protein MIGFLLFALLRSRRSVRDISGQLTQAREQQHQHNQQLTERSQLDTLKDEFISTVSHELRTPLTSIRGALGLLSSGVIGDVDAKAQNLLRIAVTNTDRLIRLINDILDIERMESGRAPLQVRRCSMRELCKQAIETMKPMADSNTVHIDLIVAPSGPNNPVEGLFFDGDSDRILQVLTNLLSNAIKFSPPASTIRIHTEATSDSILLKVSDEGRGIPSDKLDSIFDRFQQVEPSDARQKGGTGLGLSICRSIVQQHSGSIWAQRNLGPGTTFYVMLPRVTRASDVALQPAAIAEVPSGNGTILICDDDPGIRTIVSEHLQRQGYTVIEANSGQQTLTLAAENQVEAILLDLYMPGLSGWETLQHLRNSPATANIPVVVLSVLSPTLRPQFTGDAQGWVQKPFNEKLLFSELGRVLHHGDGPANVLLIEDDFDLANVVLASFQNAAIHIEHAATRQHAIRHCIDFPPDLLILDLTLPDGDGFSLVDWLRQQPALRSLPLVVYSGREVSDSEMAKLRLGPTEFLTKARIQPQEVEELVVSMVQRFRSRASDLTAAGRT, encoded by the coding sequence ATGATTGGCTTTCTCCTGTTCGCTCTGCTCCGTTCGCGACGCAGTGTCAGAGACATCTCCGGTCAACTGACGCAGGCCCGGGAACAGCAACATCAGCACAACCAGCAACTCACGGAACGCTCCCAGTTAGACACGCTCAAAGACGAATTTATCTCTACCGTCTCTCACGAGCTGCGTACTCCGCTGACCAGCATTCGAGGAGCGCTTGGCCTGCTCTCCTCCGGCGTCATCGGTGACGTGGACGCCAAGGCCCAGAACCTGCTCCGTATCGCCGTCACCAATACCGACCGGCTGATCCGCCTTATTAATGACATCCTCGACATAGAGCGCATGGAGTCCGGCCGCGCTCCCTTGCAGGTGCGCCGCTGCTCGATGCGCGAGCTATGCAAGCAGGCCATCGAGACCATGAAGCCCATGGCCGACTCCAATACGGTCCATATCGACCTGATCGTCGCGCCCAGCGGACCGAATAACCCTGTTGAAGGCCTCTTCTTCGATGGCGACTCCGACCGGATTCTTCAGGTGCTCACGAATCTTCTGTCGAACGCCATTAAGTTCTCTCCTCCGGCCTCCACGATTCGCATCCATACCGAAGCGACCTCGGACTCGATCCTGCTCAAGGTCTCCGACGAAGGCCGTGGCATTCCGAGCGACAAGCTCGACAGCATCTTCGACCGCTTCCAGCAGGTCGAGCCGTCCGATGCCCGCCAAAAAGGCGGCACCGGTCTCGGACTCTCTATCTGCCGCAGCATCGTCCAGCAACATAGCGGCTCTATCTGGGCGCAGCGCAACCTCGGCCCCGGAACCACGTTCTATGTCATGCTTCCTCGCGTTACACGAGCGAGCGACGTGGCCCTGCAACCAGCCGCCATCGCTGAGGTTCCCAGCGGCAACGGCACAATCCTTATCTGCGACGACGATCCCGGCATTCGCACCATCGTCTCGGAACATCTCCAGCGTCAGGGCTACACCGTCATCGAGGCCAACTCCGGCCAGCAGACGCTGACCCTTGCCGCCGAAAACCAGGTAGAGGCGATCCTCCTCGATCTTTATATGCCCGGTCTCAGCGGATGGGAGACGTTGCAGCACCTGCGTAACTCTCCGGCGACTGCAAATATCCCGGTAGTTGTTCTCAGCGTGCTTTCGCCGACATTGCGGCCTCAGTTCACCGGCGATGCGCAGGGCTGGGTGCAGAAACCCTTCAACGAGAAGCTGCTCTTCAGCGAGTTGGGCCGCGTCCTTCACCACGGCGATGGCCCTGCCAACGTCCTTCTCATTGAAGATGACTTTGATCTGGCCAACGTCGTTCTTGCTAGCTTCCAGAACGCGGCGATCCACATCGAGCACGCCGCCACTCGGCAGCATGCGATCCGGCACTGCATTGACTTTCCCCCTGACCTGCTGATTCTCGACCTGACCCTTCCGGATGGAGACGGCTTCAGCTTGGTCGACTGGCTACGGCAGCAGCCTGCGCTCCGCTCGTTGCCGCTGGTCGTCTACTCTGGCCGCGAGGTCTCCGACAGCGAGATGGCAAAGCTTCGGTTGGGGCCGACCGAGTTTCTTACCAAAGCCCGGATTCAGCCGCAGGAGGTGGAAGAGCTTGTGGTGTCGATGGTGCAGCGCTTTCGCTCCCGGGCCTCTGACCTCACGGCGGCGGGCCGAACCTAA
- a CDS encoding 1,9-bis(guanidino)-5-aza-nonane synthase: MPTKKELLARPIQHIDIKQHNVVALVDAMNSMAYSSRDTARAASIYDMMLRDTDCGVVLCLAGSLISAGLQKVIIDLVRNNMVDAIVSTGANIVDQDFFEALGFNHYIAGDEYKYGAGDADLREMAIDRIYDTFIDEDELRICDETIHQITNSLEHRPYSSREFIREMGAYLVKEGKTPKDGGRDSIVLAAYEKNVPIFCPAFSDCSAGFGLVAHQHARQGKPMVSIDTAKDFYELTQLKIANPTTGLLMIGGGVPKNFAQDIVVAADVLGVEASMHKYAIQITVADARDGALSGSTLKEASSWGKVDLTYEQMVYSEATMALPLIAGYAFHKNAQAARKGKAWTKVLDQVPVNA; the protein is encoded by the coding sequence ATGCCTACGAAAAAAGAACTTCTCGCCCGCCCCATTCAGCACATCGACATCAAGCAGCACAACGTCGTCGCTCTCGTCGACGCCATGAACTCGATGGCCTACAGCTCGCGTGACACCGCCCGCGCCGCCTCCATCTACGACATGATGCTCCGCGACACCGACTGCGGCGTCGTCCTCTGCCTCGCCGGCTCGCTCATCTCCGCCGGTCTGCAGAAGGTCATCATCGACCTCGTCCGCAACAACATGGTCGATGCCATCGTCTCCACCGGAGCCAACATCGTCGATCAGGACTTCTTCGAGGCCCTCGGCTTCAACCACTACATCGCCGGTGACGAGTACAAGTACGGCGCAGGCGACGCCGACCTCCGCGAGATGGCCATCGACCGCATCTACGACACCTTCATCGACGAGGACGAGCTGCGTATCTGCGACGAGACCATCCACCAGATCACCAATTCGCTCGAGCACCGCCCCTACAGCTCCCGCGAGTTCATCCGCGAGATGGGAGCCTATCTCGTCAAAGAAGGCAAGACCCCGAAGGACGGCGGACGCGACTCCATCGTCCTCGCCGCCTACGAGAAGAACGTGCCCATCTTCTGCCCGGCCTTCTCCGACTGCTCCGCCGGTTTCGGCCTCGTCGCCCACCAGCACGCGCGCCAGGGCAAGCCGATGGTCTCCATCGACACCGCCAAGGACTTCTACGAGCTCACTCAGCTCAAGATCGCCAACCCGACAACCGGCCTGCTGATGATCGGCGGCGGCGTTCCCAAGAACTTCGCCCAGGACATCGTCGTCGCAGCCGACGTGCTCGGCGTCGAGGCCTCGATGCACAAGTACGCCATCCAGATCACCGTCGCCGACGCCCGTGACGGCGCTCTCTCCGGCTCGACTCTCAAGGAAGCCAGCTCCTGGGGCAAGGTCGATCTGACCTACGAGCAGATGGTCTACTCCGAAGCCACCATGGCGCTGCCTCTGATCGCCGGCTACGCCTTCCACAAGAACGCGCAGGCCGCCCGCAAAGGCAAGGCATGGACAAAGGTTCTCGATCAGGTGCCGGTCAACGCATAA
- the pncB gene encoding nicotinate phosphoribosyltransferase → MNVNFAERAHNHNWKLDPIVRSLLDTDFYKLLMLQFIWKNFPQVHVTSEVVNRTVSVKLAERVGAAALVEQMEHVRGLRFRKSEMVWLAGNTFYGTRSIFEPKFLEWLERDFKLSDYEVTEHEGQLVLRYSGLWTEVTMWEIYALAIVSELKTRSALAELSELELDVLYARAKTRLWDKIELLRGVDDLELSDFGTRRRHSFLWQEYAVQALGAGLGDRLKGTSNTALAYKHDLEAIGTNAHELPMALAAMATSDAELRASQYKVLELWQKSYGGALLVMLPDTFGTTQFLEGAPEWVADWTGQRVDSKDPMVAGDEYIAWLMRRGRDARGKRLIASDALDAGDIVRLDEYFRGRIRFSAGWGTLLTNDFRGCHPRGEDTLEPISLVCKLMTVEGKPAVKLSDNSHKSTGPAEEIARYRRVFGTAAVEGGVVVV, encoded by the coding sequence ATGAATGTAAATTTTGCCGAGCGGGCGCATAACCATAACTGGAAGCTGGACCCGATTGTGCGGTCGTTGCTGGATACGGACTTTTATAAGCTGCTGATGCTGCAGTTTATCTGGAAGAATTTTCCGCAGGTGCATGTGACCAGCGAGGTGGTGAACCGGACGGTTTCGGTGAAGCTGGCCGAGAGGGTGGGTGCGGCGGCGCTGGTGGAACAGATGGAGCATGTGCGCGGGCTGCGGTTTCGCAAGAGCGAGATGGTTTGGCTGGCGGGCAATACGTTCTATGGGACGCGGAGTATTTTTGAGCCGAAGTTTCTGGAGTGGCTGGAGCGGGATTTCAAGCTGAGCGACTATGAGGTCACCGAGCATGAGGGGCAGTTGGTGCTGCGGTACAGCGGGCTTTGGACCGAGGTGACGATGTGGGAGATCTATGCGCTGGCGATTGTGAGCGAGCTGAAGACGCGGTCGGCGCTGGCGGAGCTGAGCGAGCTGGAGCTGGATGTTTTGTATGCGCGGGCGAAGACTCGGCTGTGGGACAAGATTGAGTTGCTGCGTGGGGTGGACGATCTGGAGTTGTCGGACTTTGGGACGCGGCGGCGGCATAGTTTTTTGTGGCAGGAGTATGCGGTGCAGGCGCTGGGGGCCGGGCTGGGCGATCGGCTGAAGGGGACTTCGAATACGGCGCTGGCTTATAAGCATGACCTTGAGGCGATAGGGACGAATGCGCATGAGCTGCCGATGGCGCTGGCGGCGATGGCGACGAGCGATGCGGAGTTGCGGGCTTCGCAATACAAGGTGCTGGAGCTTTGGCAGAAGAGTTATGGTGGCGCTCTGCTGGTGATGTTGCCGGATACGTTTGGGACGACTCAGTTTTTGGAGGGCGCTCCGGAGTGGGTGGCGGACTGGACGGGGCAGCGGGTGGACAGCAAGGACCCGATGGTGGCGGGGGATGAGTATATTGCGTGGCTGATGCGGCGGGGCAGGGATGCGAGGGGGAAGAGGCTGATTGCTTCGGATGCTTTGGATGCGGGCGATATTGTTCGGCTGGATGAGTATTTTCGCGGGCGGATTCGGTTCAGTGCAGGCTGGGGGACTCTGCTGACGAATGATTTTCGCGGGTGCCATCCGCGGGGGGAAGATACGCTGGAGCCGATCAGCCTGGTTTGCAAGCTGATGACGGTGGAAGGGAAGCCAGCGGTGAAATTGAGCGATAACTCGCATAAGTCGACCGGGCCTGCCGAGGAGATTGCGCGGTATCGGCGGGTGTTTGGGACGGCGGCTGTGGAGGGTGGGGTGGTGGTGGTTTGA
- a CDS encoding nuclease, with amino-acid sequence MNKFGGWVGVFVAAAMVPLVTVQPSFGWGAAGHSMINKLAAANLPHDVPAFLRDGGALDAMYYLGPEPDRWRNRAESELDAEQAPDHFIDLERADMVGTLPRRRYDFIRDLAKVQREHPNLALTPEKVGMQPWQVEEVYERLKVGFREYRKLVAANEDTKPAELAIVFYAAWLGHYVGDGSMPLHTTIQYNGWTGPNPNGYTTEHHIHSKFESTFVGANVKPEDVAPLVAAVETKALGDEWDDYMVYLRHTNSLVERTYQIDKAGGFDGAGTPEGKSFTEERLAAGAIELRDMIYTAWLRSADPVEEFHG; translated from the coding sequence ATGAATAAGTTTGGTGGTTGGGTTGGGGTTTTTGTGGCTGCTGCGATGGTTCCCTTGGTGACGGTGCAGCCTTCGTTTGGGTGGGGTGCGGCTGGGCACTCGATGATTAATAAGCTGGCTGCGGCGAATCTGCCGCACGATGTTCCGGCGTTTCTGCGGGATGGCGGCGCGCTGGATGCGATGTACTATCTGGGGCCTGAGCCGGACCGGTGGCGGAACCGCGCGGAGAGTGAGTTGGATGCGGAGCAGGCTCCTGACCACTTTATCGATCTGGAGCGGGCGGACATGGTGGGGACGCTGCCGAGGCGGCGGTATGACTTTATTCGTGATCTGGCGAAGGTGCAGCGGGAGCATCCGAATCTGGCGTTGACGCCGGAGAAGGTGGGGATGCAGCCGTGGCAGGTGGAAGAGGTCTACGAGAGGCTAAAAGTTGGGTTTAGGGAGTATCGCAAGCTGGTTGCAGCGAATGAGGATACGAAACCGGCTGAGCTGGCGATTGTGTTTTATGCGGCTTGGCTGGGGCATTATGTCGGCGATGGGTCGATGCCGCTGCATACGACGATTCAGTACAACGGGTGGACGGGGCCGAATCCGAATGGATATACGACGGAGCACCATATTCACTCGAAGTTCGAGAGCACGTTTGTGGGGGCGAATGTGAAGCCAGAGGATGTGGCTCCGCTGGTGGCGGCGGTGGAGACGAAGGCGCTGGGGGATGAGTGGGACGACTACATGGTTTATCTGCGGCATACGAACTCGCTGGTGGAGAGGACGTATCAGATCGATAAGGCGGGTGGGTTCGATGGCGCGGGGACTCCGGAGGGTAAGTCGTTTACGGAGGAGCGGCTGGCCGCGGGAGCGATTGAGCTGCGGGACATGATCTATACGGCTTGGTTGAGGAGTGCTGATCCGGTGGAGGAGTTTCATGGGTAG
- a CDS encoding ester cyclase, which translates to MGIFIKNRAVILFAPETERKKMSQDNAKVVREFADEVITNGKIETASHYAWEDVVEQVSLPGQGPGLDGLKDIIRAMRTGFPDLVFSIQEQITENDKVASRFEWTGVHKGEFLGIPATGQSVRVWGIVIDRLEDGRIKDTRILMDTLGLMTQLGVLPAKS; encoded by the coding sequence ATGGGTATCTTCATCAAGAACAGGGCGGTTATACTTTTCGCTCCAGAAACCGAGAGGAAGAAAATGTCCCAGGATAATGCGAAGGTCGTTCGTGAATTCGCAGACGAAGTTATCACGAATGGAAAGATTGAAACGGCGTCTCACTATGCATGGGAAGATGTGGTTGAGCAGGTGTCACTGCCTGGTCAAGGTCCCGGGTTGGATGGTCTGAAAGACATCATCCGCGCAATGCGCACCGGCTTTCCCGATCTTGTGTTTTCCATTCAAGAGCAAATTACCGAAAACGATAAAGTCGCAAGCCGCTTTGAATGGACCGGAGTGCACAAAGGAGAATTTCTTGGCATTCCTGCAACGGGACAATCCGTGCGGGTTTGGGGGATCGTTATCGATCGCCTGGAAGATGGCCGTATCAAAGACACCCGCATCCTCATGGATACGCTCGGCCTGATGACCCAGCTCGGAGTCTTGCCTGCTAAGTCCTGA
- a CDS encoding alpha/beta fold hydrolase: protein MSTITVKDGTEIYYKDWGTGQPIVFHHGWPLSADDWDSQMLFFLLRGYRVIAHDRRGHGRSSQNDLANDMDTYAADSAALVKHLKLKNAIHVGHSTGGGEVARYVARFGGDGSVAKAALISAITPVMIKSATNPGGTPMEVFDGFRAGMANRAQFYRDIPEGPFYGFNRPGAKVQQGVIDNWWRQGMMGSIKAQYECIKTLSETDLTEDLKHINVPVLVMHSEDDQIVPFADAGPLAAKLLKNGTLKVYQGFPHGMPTTHADQINADLLAFIKS, encoded by the coding sequence ATGAGCACCATTACAGTGAAGGACGGTACAGAGATCTACTACAAGGATTGGGGAACAGGTCAGCCAATCGTATTCCATCACGGCTGGCCGCTCAGCGCAGACGACTGGGACAGCCAGATGCTCTTCTTCCTCCTGCGCGGATACCGCGTCATCGCGCATGACCGTCGCGGCCATGGTCGGTCGAGCCAGAACGACCTCGCCAACGACATGGACACCTACGCCGCCGACAGCGCCGCCCTGGTAAAGCATCTGAAGCTTAAAAACGCGATCCATGTAGGCCACTCAACCGGCGGCGGCGAAGTCGCCCGTTACGTTGCCCGGTTCGGAGGCGACGGCAGCGTCGCCAAAGCAGCATTGATCAGCGCCATCACGCCGGTCATGATCAAGTCGGCGACAAATCCGGGCGGCACGCCGATGGAGGTCTTCGACGGCTTCCGCGCCGGCATGGCCAACCGCGCCCAGTTCTATCGCGATATTCCCGAAGGCCCCTTCTACGGCTTCAACCGTCCCGGTGCGAAAGTTCAGCAAGGTGTAATCGACAACTGGTGGCGCCAGGGAATGATGGGCAGCATCAAGGCGCAATATGAGTGCATCAAGACCTTGTCGGAGACCGATCTCACCGAAGACCTCAAGCATATCAACGTTCCCGTCCTGGTGATGCATAGCGAAGACGACCAGATCGTTCCATTCGCCGATGCAGGCCCGCTCGCCGCCAAGCTCCTGAAGAACGGCACGCTGAAGGTCTACCAGGGCTTCCCCCATGGCATGCCAACCACCCACGCCGACCAGATCAACGCCGACCTCCTCGCATTCATAAAGTCGTAA